The Microbacterium luteum nucleotide sequence CTCGACGAGCCGATGGCCGGCGTCAACCCGGCGCTCACGCAGTCGCTGCTGGACCACATCCTCGACCTGAAGGACGAGGGGATGACGGTCCTCTTCGTCGAGCACGACATGCACATGGTGCGTCACATCGCCGACTGGGTCGTCGTGATGGCCGAGGGCAAGATCGTGGCCGAGGGCGATCCGCACTCCGTGATGCGGGACCCGGCCGTGATCGACGCCTACCTCGGCGCCCACCAGGACGTCGACCTGGGTGAGGTCACCGGCCGCATCCCGGTGCAGGGCGAGGCGGCATCGGCGTCCGGCCTGTCCAAGGCCGACATCGAGGCCGAAGCGGAAGCCGAGCTCGAGGCCGAGGAAGCCCCGAAGCGGCACCACCATGAGGAGGACGAGCGATGAGCACCGCCACGACCACCGGCACCACCGTCGTCTCCGTCGAAGACGTGCACGCCGGTTACCTGCCGGGCGTCAACATCCTCAACGGCTGCAACCTCGTCGCACACCAGGGCGAGCTGATCGGCATCATCGGACCCAACGGCGCTGGCAAGTCCACCCTTCTGAAGGCGATCTTCGGTCAGGTGAACGTGCGCAGCGGCACGGTCACTCTCGAGGGCGACGACATCACGGGTCTGAAGGCGAACAAGCTCGTCGCCCGGGGCGTGGGCTTCATCCCGCAGACGAACAACGTCTTCCCCTCCCTGACGATCGAGGAGAACCTGCAGATGGGCCTGTACCAGCGCCCGTCGGTCTACGCCGAACGGCTCGAGTTCGTCACGGGGATCTTCGCCGAACTCGGCAAGCGGCTCAAGCAGCGCGCCGGGTCGCTCTCGGGCGGCGAGCGCCAGATGGTGGCGATGAGCCGCGCACTCATGATGGACCCCAAAGTGCTGCTGCTCGACGAGCCGTCCGCCGGTCTCTCGCCTGTGCGGCAGGACGAGGCGTTCATCCGCGTCTCCGAGATCAACAAGGCCGGGGTGACGTGCATCATGGTCGAGCAGAACGCGCGCCGCTGTCTGCAGATCTGCGATCGCGGCTACGTGCTCGACCAGGGCCGTGACGCCTACACCGGCTCCGGCCGCGAGCTGCTGAACGACCCCAAGGTGACGGAGCTCTACCTGGGCACGCTCGGCGCCTGACGCGCGCCCGCCGAAGGCGTATCGTCAGCGCCATGAGCGATGACGCACGCGTGGACCTCGGCGAGTTCTCCCTGAGCCTGGCCGTGAGGGATCTGGCCGTGTCGACGGCTTTCTACGAGCGCCTCGGCTTCGAGGCGTTCGGCGGCGATGCCGCGTCGGGGTGGCGGATGCTGCGCAACGGCACGACGGTGATCGGGCTGTTCCAAGGCATGTTCGACCGGAACATCCTCACCTTCACGCCCGGCTGGTCCGCCGAGGGACCGACCGAGGAGCCGTTCACCGACGTGCGCGATCTGCAGCGGACCCTTCGCGAGCACGGCGTGGAGTTCGTCGAGTCCGCCGACGAGACCGGCGACGGCCCCGCGAGCTTCACCGTGGTCGACCCCGACGGCAACCCGATCCTCGTCGACCAGCACGTGCCCCGTCCGTCCACCGGCGCCTGAGCTCGACACCCGACGCCCGCGACCCCGGCTCACGCCGGTATACGGCGGGAGGCCCCGCGAGCCGAAGCTCACGGGGCCTCCGTGGGTGCGAGACGATCAGCCCTGCCAGGCGGCGTAGGTGTTGTCGTCGCCGTACTCGTAGATGCCGATCGACGCCTCGGTCGGGTCGCCGACCTCGTCGAACGTGATCGGACCGGAGACGCCGTCGTAGTCAGCGGTGCCGCCGCCCACGATGATGTCGGCGCACTCGGCGTAGGAGGTGCAGGTCTCCCCGTCACCGGTGCCACCCGAGACCTCCTGCAGCGACGCGGCGATGTCCGCCGGGTCGGTCGATCCCGAAGCGAGCGAGGCCAGCGCGAGCAGCACCGTGGCGTCGAAGGACTCCGCCGCGTAGCTGTACTCCTCGAGCGGGTCGGAACCCTCCTCCTCGAGGAAGGCGTCCAGCTCGCCGGTGAACTCGCCCAGCGTGTCGATCGACAGACCGGGCAGCGTGCCCTTGGCGCCGGTGAGCGAGCCCTCCGGGAACTCGTCGCCGAAGTTGGACAGGTTGCCGTCGACGAAGTACATGTTCTCGGCCGGGAACTGTCCGAACAGGCTCGGGAGGATCGTGGTGATCTCCTCGAACGTGATCAGCGCGATGGCGTCGGGGTCGGCCGCGAGGACCTCGTTGATCTGCGCGTCGAACGTCGTGTCGCCGGTGTTGTACGTCGGCTGCGCGACGACCTCGCCACCGGCCGCCTCGAACGCCTCCTGCACGTAGCCGGCGAGGCCGGTGCCGTAGGAGTCGTTCAGCACGATCATGCCGAGGGTCTGCGCGCCGTCCGCGGCGATGAGGTTCCCGAGGACCTCACCCTGCAGCACGTCGGACGGGGCCGTGCGGAAGTACAGGCCGCCGTCGTCGTACGTCGTGAACGCGTCGGACGTGTTCGCCGGCGAGAACTGGATGACGCCGGCGCCGGTGACCTGGTCGATGAACTGCAGCGACACACCCGACGAGGCGGCACCGATGATCGCGGAGACGTCCTCGCCCAGCAGGCGCGGGATCTCGGTCTCGTAGGCCTTGTTGTCGGTGTCACCCGAGTCGCCGTAGACGACGTCCATGCTGAGGCCGGTGGTGTCGGAGACCTCGTTGATCTGCGCCGCGGCGTAGGCCACACCCGCCTCTTCGGGCGGTCCCAGGAACGCGAGGTTTCCCGTCTGCGGAAGCGCCGTTCCGATCGTCAGGGTCATGTCTTCGACGGGACCGGCCGCATCGCCGCTGTCGCCGCTGTCGTCGCTGCCTCCCCCGGCACAACCCGCCAGGACGAGAGCGCTCACACCGACGACGGCCAGGCCGCCGAGAGTGGTCGCGCGCGAACGTGTGATGACGCTCATGTTGCTCCTTGCTGTGTGTGATTTCACGGGAAGGCTCGGGCGCCCACCCAGTGATCACAACCTAGTCGCGCCGACGTCTCTGCGATGTTGCCGTTCGTTAACGATCTGTAACGGGAGGCGCGAGGAGGTCACGATCCGGCAACGACGGCCCCGGAGCGGCCGCGTTTCGTCTCGCTGCGCTCGCTCAACGACCGGATCGGGAGGGAGGACCGGGAGGATCGGCCACCCACCCCGGTCGTTGAGCGAGGAGCGCAGCGACGAGACGAAACGGTGAGGATGGGTGTGGGCTTTTGGTTGCTGGTGCTGGCTTGAGACGAAACCGACGCCGTGTGGTTGTCCTTCGCGCGATCTGTCGCGCTGGTTGCCGGGAGTTCATGCCCTTGCTCGGGTGGCCGAGCCGGGCGGGAGTGACTTGATAGGACCCTGCAAGAGGCTCATCACCGTTTTGTCCGCCCGGCCCGGTGAAGTCATCCAACTCACATCGTGATTGGAGACAAGACCAGCATGACTGGCGCTACCAGCATCACCCCCGCCCTCGATCTCACGCAACTGGTCGTCGGTGTCGACACGCATCAACGCACCCATCACGCCGCGGTCGTGGACTCCGCCGGCAGGCTGCTTGCATCAGAGGCCTTCCCCGCGTCCGCGAGCGGATACGCGCAGCTGACCGGCTGGGCGAACCGGTTCGGGAACGTGTCGGTGTTCGGTGTCGAATCGACCGGTTCCTACGGGGCGGGGCTGACAAGGCATCTCCTCGCCGCCGGGTATCCGGTGAACGAGGTGAACCGGCCCGACAAGACCACCAGAGCACATCACGGCAAATCGGACCCGATCGACGCGGAAGCGGCCGCTCGGGCCGTCCTGTCGGGCCGAGCGACCGCTTCCCCGAAGATCACCACCGGGATCGTGGAGACCGTTCGGATGCTCAAAGTCAGTCGCGACGGGGCGGTCAAAGCCCGCACCGCCGCATACTCGCAACTGCGAGACCTGATCACCACCGCCCCCGACGAGCTCCGCGACGCGCTCCTCCCACTGACCGCATCGGCCCGAGTGAGCAAGGCCATCACGCTACGCCCCGACACCACCCGTCTCCACGAAACCCCCCACGCTGCCCGCTACGCGCTCCGCACCATCGGCCGACGCATCCGCGACCTCGATACCGAGATCACCACCACCGACCGCACCCTGGACACCCTCATCGCCGACACCGTCCCCACCCTGGTCTCCCACACCCAGATCGGCACACAGACCGCCGCGACCCTCCTGGTCTGCGCCGGCGAGAACCTCGACCGGTTCGGAAACGAAGCAGCCTTCGCGAAACTCACCGGCACCGCACCACTGCCGGCATCCTCCGGCAAAACCCGACGCATGCGCCTCAACCGCGGCGGCGACAGACAAGCCAACCGGGCCCTCCACCTCATCGCCGTCGGCCGACTACGCTCCGCCCCCCGCACCCGCGACTACGCCACCCGCCGAGCAGCCGAAGGACTCACCACCCGAGACATCCTCCGATGCCTCAAACGCGCCATCGCCAGAGAAACCTACAACGCCCTCAAAACCGACCTACTCACCACTTGACAGCTATAGGACCGTCGCAGACCCGCGGAATACCCACAGGGGGTATCGTGTTCCATCAACAGCCGGCATCTCCGGCGAACGACCGCGACAGGAGGCACCATGAGCGCCGAGACCACCATCGACTACCTCGTGACGGGCATGACCTGCGGGCACTGCGAGCGCGCCGTCACCGACGAAGTCTCGCGCGTGCCGGGCGTGACCCGCGTCGACGTGAGCGCGGCGTCGGGGCGACTCACGATCGCCACCGACGGCGCCGTCCCGGCCGATGCCGATGTGATCGCCGCGGTCGACGAGGCCGGCTACTCCGCGGTCCGCGCCTGATGTCCGCGTCGGCCGCCGAGGCCGCGCCCTCGCGCGTCGACCTCGACATCCAGGGCATGACGTGTGCGTCGTGCGCCGCCCGCATCGAGAAGCGCCTCAACCGCCTCGACGGCGTCACGGCGTCGGTCAACTACGCCACCGAACGCGCGCACGTCGAGTCGGCATCCGGTCTCACGCCCGAAGCGCTCATCGCCGAAGTGCAGCGCACCGGCTACGACGCGTCGGTGCCGGCGCCCGAGCGATCCCCCGATGACGCGGATGCGCACGCGCTGCGCACGCGGCTCCTCGTCGCGATCGCCCTGGCCGTGCCCGTCATCGCGCTGTCGATGGTGCCGGCATGGCAGTTTCCGGGATGGCAGTGGGCCTCGCTTGCTCTTGCGCTCCCCGTGGTGACGTGGGCGGCATGGCCGTTCCACCGTGCCGCAGTGATCAATCTGCGGCACGGCGCGGCGACCATGGACACCCTGATCTCGCTCGGGGTGACCGCCGCGACACTGTGGTCGCTGTACGCGCTGCTGTTCACCGACGCGGGCATGATCGGCATGACGCACGGCTTCGTCTGGTTCAGCGCGTCGAGCGGACCGGCGGTCTACCTCGAGGTCGCAGCGGGCGTGACGATGTTCCTCCTCGCGGGCCGCTTCGCCGAAGTCCGTGCCAAG carries:
- a CDS encoding ABC transporter ATP-binding protein, translated to MSTATTTGTTVVSVEDVHAGYLPGVNILNGCNLVAHQGELIGIIGPNGAGKSTLLKAIFGQVNVRSGTVTLEGDDITGLKANKLVARGVGFIPQTNNVFPSLTIEENLQMGLYQRPSVYAERLEFVTGIFAELGKRLKQRAGSLSGGERQMVAMSRALMMDPKVLLLDEPSAGLSPVRQDEAFIRVSEINKAGVTCIMVEQNARRCLQICDRGYVLDQGRDAYTGSGRELLNDPKVTELYLGTLGA
- a CDS encoding VOC family protein, translated to MSDDARVDLGEFSLSLAVRDLAVSTAFYERLGFEAFGGDAASGWRMLRNGTTVIGLFQGMFDRNILTFTPGWSAEGPTEEPFTDVRDLQRTLREHGVEFVESADETGDGPASFTVVDPDGNPILVDQHVPRPSTGA
- a CDS encoding ABC transporter substrate-binding protein, which gives rise to MSVITRSRATTLGGLAVVGVSALVLAGCAGGGSDDSGDSGDAAGPVEDMTLTIGTALPQTGNLAFLGPPEEAGVAYAAAQINEVSDTTGLSMDVVYGDSGDTDNKAYETEIPRLLGEDVSAIIGAASSGVSLQFIDQVTGAGVIQFSPANTSDAFTTYDDGGLYFRTAPSDVLQGEVLGNLIAADGAQTLGMIVLNDSYGTGLAGYVQEAFEAAGGEVVAQPTYNTGDTTFDAQINEVLAADPDAIALITFEEITTILPSLFGQFPAENMYFVDGNLSNFGDEFPEGSLTGAKGTLPGLSIDTLGEFTGELDAFLEEEGSDPLEEYSYAAESFDATVLLALASLASGSTDPADIAASLQEVSGGTGDGETCTSYAECADIIVGGGTADYDGVSGPITFDEVGDPTEASIGIYEYGDDNTYAAWQG
- a CDS encoding IS110 family transposase, with amino-acid sequence MTGATSITPALDLTQLVVGVDTHQRTHHAAVVDSAGRLLASEAFPASASGYAQLTGWANRFGNVSVFGVESTGSYGAGLTRHLLAAGYPVNEVNRPDKTTRAHHGKSDPIDAEAAARAVLSGRATASPKITTGIVETVRMLKVSRDGAVKARTAAYSQLRDLITTAPDELRDALLPLTASARVSKAITLRPDTTRLHETPHAARYALRTIGRRIRDLDTEITTTDRTLDTLIADTVPTLVSHTQIGTQTAATLLVCAGENLDRFGNEAAFAKLTGTAPLPASSGKTRRMRLNRGGDRQANRALHLIAVGRLRSAPRTRDYATRRAAEGLTTRDILRCLKRAIARETYNALKTDLLTT
- a CDS encoding heavy-metal-associated domain-containing protein; protein product: MSAETTIDYLVTGMTCGHCERAVTDEVSRVPGVTRVDVSAASGRLTIATDGAVPADADVIAAVDEAGYSAVRA